A region from the Saccharomonospora azurea NA-128 genome encodes:
- a CDS encoding SRPBCC family protein, whose translation MAEQSTQSIEIEAAPAAIMAVIADLPAYPEWAKAVRETEVLATDDAGRASQVRFTLDSGPVKDVYTLAYDWADDGLSVSWHLVKGQMQKAQEGRYLLEPIDDRTTRVTYTLSVELALPMIGLLRRKAEKMIMDTALRELKRRVEGRG comes from the coding sequence ATGGCGGAGCAGTCCACGCAGTCTATCGAGATCGAGGCCGCCCCGGCCGCCATCATGGCGGTCATCGCCGACCTTCCGGCCTATCCGGAGTGGGCGAAGGCCGTGCGCGAGACCGAGGTGCTCGCCACCGACGACGCAGGCCGGGCCTCGCAGGTCCGGTTCACCCTCGATTCCGGCCCCGTGAAGGACGTCTACACGCTCGCCTACGACTGGGCCGACGACGGTCTGTCGGTCAGCTGGCACCTGGTGAAGGGGCAGATGCAGAAGGCCCAGGAGGGGCGTTATCTGCTGGAGCCGATCGACGACAGGACCACCAGGGTCACGTACACGCTGTCGGTGGAGCTGGCGTTGCCGATGATCGGTCTGCTGCGGCGGAAGGCCGAGAAGATGATCATGGATACCGCCCTGCGCGAGCTCAAGCGCCGTGTGGAGGGGCGGGGCTGA